The proteins below come from a single Anaerolineales bacterium genomic window:
- a CDS encoding protein phosphatase 2C domain-containing protein, with protein sequence MIPTDKPHLNVAAHSHTGETRTNNEDRFSVTAYRMERTSVPALLAIVADGIGGHNAGEVASDLTVETIVNRLTASRITQPTLSLQQAILEANDVVAKAARTNDAQQGMGSTVVTVWIIGSRLYTATVGDSRIYLLHDGSIRQISIDHTWVQEAIDHDIIQPEQARDHPQAHVLRRYIGSPLQTEPDIRLRMKDNESDKQSESNQGMTLQAGDMLLLCTDGLTDLVEDEEIQQVLVEHDPLQAVEHLTDMALERGGHDNITIVILEVPQNSRRRFLKRSRTTQIMLWGVTLLGFGFLLGLGLAFIWSLGIWPWP encoded by the coding sequence GTGATACCAACCGATAAACCTCACCTCAACGTTGCCGCACACAGCCATACCGGCGAAACCCGAACGAACAACGAGGACCGCTTCTCCGTAACGGCTTATCGCATGGAGCGAACGTCCGTGCCGGCGCTGCTGGCCATCGTTGCCGACGGGATCGGCGGCCACAATGCAGGCGAGGTCGCTTCAGATTTAACCGTGGAGACCATCGTCAATCGATTGACGGCCTCACGCATCACCCAGCCCACGTTAAGCCTGCAGCAGGCGATCCTGGAAGCCAATGATGTCGTGGCCAAAGCCGCTCGAACGAACGACGCACAACAAGGCATGGGGTCGACCGTGGTCACGGTCTGGATCATCGGCTCGAGACTCTACACGGCCACCGTCGGGGACAGCCGCATATACCTGTTGCACGATGGATCGATCCGGCAAATCAGCATCGATCACACCTGGGTGCAGGAGGCCATCGATCATGACATCATCCAACCCGAACAGGCGCGCGATCATCCACAGGCTCACGTTTTGAGACGTTACATCGGATCCCCGCTTCAAACCGAGCCCGACATTCGGTTGCGGATGAAGGACAACGAAAGCGATAAACAATCCGAATCCAACCAGGGCATGACGCTCCAGGCCGGAGACATGCTCTTGTTGTGCACGGATGGTTTGACGGATCTGGTTGAAGATGAGGAGATCCAGCAGGTTCTCGTCGAACACGATCCCCTGCAGGCCGTCGAACACCTCACGGACATGGCGCTAGAACGAGGAGGACACGACAACATCACCATCGTGATCCTCGAAGTGCCCCAAAACTCACGGAGAAGATTCTTAAAACGCAGCCGGACCACACAAATCATGTTGTGGGGCGTAACATTGCTGGGATTCGGCTTTCTGCTGGGTCTGGGACTGGCGTTCATCTGGAGCCTGGGAATCTGGCCCTGGCCATAA
- a CDS encoding FHA domain-containing protein, producing MPKPAAIRRKCVPFLIFLFMLPFSLTHAQQNVTVRVSRPITDDFPRITLYLTVTDGAGEHISGLSASNFSVFENDALQLDHTVTEEQVGTRQVFVINTTADMKVRDSLGRSRFELARQALLSWWRTPAASVIDVDDFRLVTAEGILVSHTRSTVDLAATLDEFTPAFEESSNGYDILLRALDIALEAPSHPGMPTHVVFLTPLMRIPQDVSISNIITRARMSGIVIHPVLFGQAENMEQPEAEPLRQLAEATGGQFLFFDPKLGLSGLAEKILAQRAEYKLTYSSNVISSGSHLVQIRLTDADLEVYSEIQTFEINVMPPDVAFIQPPDQITRETGEANLTLEELPPTSRTLQLLITFPDGHPRALRQSQLVVDGEIVAVRDQEPFDYLDWDLSEYLQSQAHTIQAVVEDNLGLQGVSIELPVSIEVKTPPRGLSSLRSAVGPVIGAVVVLILGIAVSTVILSGTHSQTAAAAETKQDSSVLRQHLKRAGYRKQATPQEVEARLVLLDSDDTEMDAIPLTGVDVILGRDPSMTPAPLLDPSVSNLHARLIRQAGGNYLLKDQGSEAGTWVNYDEVSEEGRILSHGDLIHIGRVKLRFLQSTSAPPATIRIYPSAANSSTATHSQGSQT from the coding sequence ATGCCCAAGCCGGCCGCAATACGACGGAAGTGCGTTCCGTTTCTCATCTTCCTTTTCATGTTGCCGTTCTCCCTGACGCATGCGCAGCAGAACGTGACCGTGCGCGTCTCCCGGCCGATCACGGACGACTTCCCCCGGATAACGCTCTACCTCACGGTCACCGATGGCGCCGGGGAGCATATCTCGGGGCTTTCGGCGTCGAACTTCAGTGTATTTGAAAATGACGCGCTTCAGTTGGATCACACCGTAACCGAGGAGCAAGTCGGGACGCGTCAGGTTTTCGTGATCAACACGACGGCGGACATGAAGGTGCGTGATTCCCTCGGACGTTCCCGTTTCGAATTGGCCAGGCAGGCGCTGCTGTCCTGGTGGCGGACGCCGGCAGCGAGTGTGATCGACGTCGACGATTTTCGGCTGGTCACGGCCGAGGGAATTCTGGTGTCGCACACGCGCTCGACGGTCGACCTCGCAGCCACGCTGGACGAATTCACGCCGGCTTTTGAGGAGAGCAGTAACGGCTACGACATTCTACTGCGCGCCCTCGACATCGCCCTGGAGGCGCCCTCCCATCCGGGCATGCCGACCCACGTCGTTTTTTTGACACCCTTGATGCGCATCCCACAGGACGTCTCGATTTCCAACATCATCACTCGAGCGCGCATGTCGGGCATCGTCATACACCCCGTCTTGTTCGGCCAGGCAGAGAACATGGAACAGCCCGAAGCCGAACCGCTGCGCCAACTGGCAGAAGCAACCGGCGGCCAATTCCTCTTCTTCGATCCAAAACTGGGACTCTCCGGACTCGCAGAAAAAATCCTGGCGCAGCGTGCGGAATACAAATTAACCTACTCTTCCAACGTCATATCTTCCGGCAGTCATCTGGTTCAAATTCGCCTCACCGACGCCGACCTCGAGGTCTATTCCGAAATCCAGACCTTCGAGATCAACGTGATGCCCCCGGACGTGGCGTTCATCCAACCTCCGGATCAAATCACCCGAGAGACCGGCGAAGCCAACCTGACCCTGGAAGAACTGCCACCCACCTCCCGAACGTTGCAGCTGCTGATCACGTTTCCGGACGGCCACCCCAGAGCGTTGAGACAAAGTCAGTTGGTCGTCGATGGTGAGATCGTTGCGGTTCGCGATCAGGAACCTTTCGATTACCTCGATTGGGATCTGAGCGAGTACCTTCAATCCCAGGCGCATACGATTCAAGCGGTCGTCGAGGACAACCTGGGACTGCAAGGCGTATCCATAGAGCTACCGGTATCCATCGAAGTCAAAACACCGCCGCGCGGCTTGAGTTCACTGCGCAGCGCAGTCGGGCCCGTGATCGGGGCTGTCGTGGTCCTGATTTTGGGCATTGCCGTCTCCACTGTGATCCTCAGCGGGACACACTCGCAAACGGCAGCGGCCGCCGAAACCAAACAGGACTCGTCTGTACTCAGACAGCATTTGAAACGTGCCGGCTACCGGAAGCAGGCAACCCCACAGGAAGTGGAAGCTCGACTGGTGCTGCTCGACAGCGATGATACAGAGATGGATGCCATCCCACTCACCGGGGTCGACGTCATCCTGGGACGCGATCCCAGCATGACTCCGGCACCGCTGCTGGATCCATCCGTATCCAATTTACACGCACGCCTCATACGTCAGGCCGGCGGAAATTACCTGCTGAAAGATCAAGGATCGGAGGCGGGCACCTGGGTCAATTATGACGAAGTCTCCGAAGAGGGGCGAATACTATCCCACGGCGATTTGATCCACATTGGCCGAGTGAAGCTGCGCTTTCTGCAGTCCACGTCTGCACCACCGGCGACGATCCGCATTTATCCGAGTGCCGCCAATTCATCCACTGCCACACACAGTCAGGGGAGCCAAACGTGA
- the guaA gene encoding glutamine-hydrolyzing GMP synthase has translation MDSIAVLDFGSQYSQLIARRVREISVYCELFPYNTTSTEVLDSRPKGFILSGGPASIYEKGAPQIPDYVLESGLPILGICYGMHALTHTLGGRVSASSEREYGHATIDVVTPNPLLGSQTQRVWMSHGDRTETPPPGFDILASSDNSPIAAMGDPQAKRYGLQFHPEVRHTPNGVEIIRAFVIDVCGCEPQWTPASIIESAVEDIRSRIGTTRAIAGVSGGVDSSVAAALVHRAVGDQLTCIFVNNGLMRLGEPETVVETFEEQLGARLIAIDATEVFLDALDGITEPEEKRRIIGEKFIRVFEEQAENVAGDVRFLVQGTIYPDVVESSAPDRRVAARIKTHHNVGGLPPDLDFELIEPLRYLFKDEVRAVGLELGLPESIVWRQPFPGPGLGVRCLGPLTVERLNKLRAADHIVTQELHQAGMLRDETAQAFAVLLPIRSVGVMGDQRTYAETIVVRAVTTDDFMTADWARLPHELLARISNRIVNEVASVNRVVYDISSKPPATIEWE, from the coding sequence ATGGACTCCATCGCCGTTCTCGACTTCGGATCCCAATACTCGCAGTTGATCGCTCGACGTGTACGCGAGATCAGCGTCTACTGCGAATTGTTCCCCTACAACACAACTTCCACAGAAGTGCTCGATTCCCGGCCCAAAGGTTTCATTCTATCCGGCGGACCGGCGTCGATCTACGAGAAAGGCGCGCCGCAAATCCCCGATTATGTCCTCGAAAGCGGCCTTCCCATCCTCGGCATATGCTACGGCATGCACGCGCTGACGCATACCCTGGGCGGCCGCGTTTCCGCATCGAGCGAACGCGAATACGGGCACGCCACGATCGACGTCGTTACCCCCAATCCGCTGCTGGGATCGCAGACCCAGCGAGTCTGGATGTCGCACGGGGACCGCACCGAAACGCCGCCTCCCGGCTTCGACATCCTGGCGAGTTCGGATAATTCTCCCATCGCTGCTATGGGGGATCCGCAAGCAAAACGCTACGGACTGCAGTTCCATCCGGAGGTCCGCCATACGCCGAACGGCGTGGAAATCATCCGGGCCTTCGTGATCGACGTCTGCGGCTGCGAGCCGCAATGGACGCCGGCCTCGATCATCGAAAGCGCCGTCGAAGATATCCGCTCGCGGATCGGAACGACCAGGGCCATCGCCGGCGTCAGTGGCGGCGTCGATTCCTCCGTGGCCGCCGCGCTCGTCCATCGCGCCGTTGGTGATCAACTCACCTGCATTTTCGTGAACAACGGATTGATGCGCCTCGGCGAACCGGAAACTGTGGTGGAGACCTTCGAGGAACAGCTCGGCGCCCGGCTGATCGCCATCGACGCCACCGAAGTCTTTCTGGACGCTCTGGATGGCATAACCGAACCCGAAGAGAAGCGGCGCATCATCGGCGAGAAATTCATCCGCGTGTTCGAAGAACAAGCCGAGAATGTCGCCGGGGACGTTCGCTTTCTGGTTCAAGGCACGATATATCCGGACGTGGTCGAGTCCAGCGCACCGGATCGCCGCGTCGCCGCACGCATCAAAACCCACCACAACGTCGGTGGTTTGCCGCCCGACCTGGATTTCGAACTCATCGAACCGCTGCGCTACTTGTTCAAAGACGAAGTGCGCGCCGTTGGCCTCGAGTTGGGCCTTCCCGAATCGATCGTCTGGCGCCAGCCCTTTCCCGGTCCCGGCCTGGGAGTGCGTTGCCTCGGCCCATTAACCGTGGAGCGGCTGAACAAACTGCGCGCTGCGGACCACATCGTCACCCAGGAGCTGCATCAGGCGGGTATGCTGCGGGATGAGACTGCGCAGGCGTTCGCCGTGTTGCTGCCGATTCGATCCGTCGGGGTGATGGGCGATCAACGCACGTACGCAGAGACCATCGTGGTGCGCGCCGTTACGACGGACGATTTCATGACCGCAGATTGGGCACGGCTTCCGCATGAACTCCTGGCGCGCATCAGCAACCGCATCGTCAACGAGGTCGCCAGCGTAAACCGTGTAGTTTACGATATCTCCTCCAAGCCTCCGGCAACGATCGAGTGGGAATAA
- the xpt gene encoding xanthine phosphoribosyltransferase translates to MEQLKKRILADGKNLGNGILKVDSFINHQVDPVLMDACGKELAGRFAGVQATKILTAEISGIAPAVMTGLHMNIPVVYARKSKPVTMPDQIFLTLTASHTKGHIVELIVSPEYLSAKERILIVDDFLATGQTIMGLVRLTQAAGATVVGIGAVIEKRFEGGRDVFASLGIPIEALAVVTEMHDDKIIFED, encoded by the coding sequence ATGGAACAACTCAAAAAGCGCATCCTGGCTGATGGAAAGAATCTCGGAAACGGGATCCTCAAAGTGGACAGCTTCATCAACCATCAGGTCGATCCGGTATTGATGGACGCTTGCGGGAAAGAGCTGGCAGGACGATTCGCCGGGGTTCAAGCCACGAAAATACTCACGGCTGAAATTTCCGGCATCGCACCGGCGGTGATGACCGGGCTGCACATGAATATCCCCGTCGTGTACGCGCGCAAGTCCAAACCGGTGACCATGCCCGATCAAATTTTCCTGACGCTCACCGCATCCCACACCAAAGGCCACATCGTGGAGTTGATCGTCTCGCCGGAATACCTGAGTGCCAAGGAAAGGATTTTGATCGTCGATGATTTCCTGGCGACGGGGCAAACGATCATGGGCCTCGTGCGGCTGACCCAGGCCGCAGGTGCAACGGTCGTGGGGATTGGAGCCGTGATCGAGAAGCGTTTCGAAGGTGGCCGCGACGTGTTTGCCAGCCTCGGCATTCCCATCGAAGCGCTCGCCGTGGTTACCGAAATGCACGACGATAAAATCATCTTCGAAGACTGA
- a CDS encoding lactate racemase domain-containing protein produces MTIHAIAPAGRRLTDVEVRSTLASALEGQFAGQRLLVLIPDHTRTLPLPFLFRTLVELLGDTKRLDFMVALGTHPALQEASLQRLVGIDADERTTIFKHIGLLNHAWDDPAALTSLGVMDQDEIKQLAGARWHPSLPDEVEIRINKAVLDYDHILILGPTFPHEVVGYSGGEKYLFPGISGAEMINATHWLGALAGVVGTIGIKETPVRAMIHAAASRLHTPHSLVSLVVEGEGLGGLFVGDPVAAWNEAADLSAKRHIRRYDKPFRRVLSCAPAMYDELWTAAKAMYKLEPVVAMGGEVVIYAPDLEVVSHVHGRYIYEVGYHILPYFLNDWERFKDIPLGVLAHSTHLRGAGVLEDGVEKPNVHIKLASKIPAQDCARLNLDYLNPAEVNPDEWKNREDEGTLYVPKAGEILYRLKSS; encoded by the coding sequence ATGACGATCCACGCAATCGCCCCGGCCGGTCGACGGCTGACGGATGTAGAGGTACGCAGCACGCTTGCGAGCGCGCTCGAAGGCCAATTCGCAGGTCAACGTCTGCTCGTCCTGATTCCGGACCACACTCGCACCTTGCCGCTGCCGTTTCTGTTCCGTACTCTCGTTGAGCTGCTGGGCGACACGAAACGACTCGATTTCATGGTTGCGCTGGGTACGCATCCGGCGCTGCAGGAAGCGAGTCTCCAGCGTCTGGTAGGCATCGACGCCGATGAACGGACGACGATCTTCAAGCACATCGGTCTGCTGAATCATGCCTGGGACGATCCTGCGGCGTTGACCTCCCTGGGTGTAATGGACCAAGACGAGATCAAGCAGCTTGCAGGCGCGCGCTGGCATCCGTCCCTTCCCGATGAAGTCGAGATCCGCATCAACAAGGCGGTCCTGGACTACGATCACATTCTCATCCTGGGGCCGACGTTTCCCCACGAAGTGGTGGGATATTCGGGCGGAGAGAAGTATCTCTTTCCCGGTATCTCCGGCGCGGAGATGATCAACGCAACGCACTGGCTCGGCGCGCTGGCGGGCGTGGTGGGGACGATCGGGATCAAAGAGACGCCCGTGCGCGCCATGATCCATGCTGCTGCGAGCCGGCTGCATACACCTCACTCCCTCGTGTCCCTGGTGGTGGAAGGCGAGGGTCTGGGAGGTTTGTTCGTCGGTGATCCGGTCGCTGCCTGGAACGAAGCGGCGGACTTGTCCGCGAAGCGCCACATCCGCCGCTATGACAAACCATTCCGCAGAGTCCTCTCGTGTGCTCCAGCCATGTACGACGAGCTGTGGACGGCGGCGAAGGCGATGTACAAGCTCGAGCCCGTCGTTGCAATGGGCGGCGAAGTCGTCATCTACGCGCCGGATTTGGAGGTGGTCAGCCACGTGCACGGCAGGTATATCTACGAAGTCGGATATCACATCCTGCCCTATTTCTTGAACGATTGGGAGCGCTTCAAGGACATTCCCCTCGGTGTGCTGGCACACAGCACGCATCTGCGCGGCGCGGGCGTGTTGGAAGACGGCGTCGAAAAACCGAACGTTCACATCAAGCTGGCCAGTAAAATCCCGGCGCAGGACTGCGCACGGCTCAACCTGGATTACCTCAACCCCGCTGAGGTAAATCCGGACGAATGGAAGAACCGCGAAGACGAAGGCACCCTTTACGTGCCAAAGGCGGGGGAAATTCTTTACAGGCTGAAGTCATCATAA
- a CDS encoding SDR family oxidoreductase, whose translation MNMEELTALYDFSGRTVVVTGGAGVLGSVIAGALLGCNANVVLLDLNQELAHEAIDRFPEAVRERTSHVFGNVLEIETLHQADETVRNRFGAVDILVNAAGGNHPSATTSPDLSFFDLPLDALRHVGDLNLLGTILPCQVFGRGMAERGEGVILNISSMNAFRPLTRIPAYSAAKAAINNFTQWLAVHMAQNYSTHIRINAIAPGFFLTEQNRFLLTDEKSGDPTPRGQAILAHTPMKRYGVPEDLLGATLWLLSPASAFVTGAVIPIDGGFSAYSGV comes from the coding sequence ATGAACATGGAAGAACTCACGGCGCTTTACGATTTCTCCGGCCGTACGGTGGTCGTCACGGGCGGAGCGGGCGTGCTGGGCAGCGTAATTGCCGGCGCCTTGCTGGGCTGCAACGCCAACGTCGTCTTGCTCGATCTGAACCAGGAATTGGCGCACGAAGCCATCGACCGGTTTCCCGAAGCGGTCAGGGAACGCACGTCGCACGTCTTTGGCAACGTTCTCGAAATCGAGACGCTGCACCAGGCGGATGAAACCGTACGAAACCGGTTCGGAGCGGTCGATATTCTCGTCAACGCAGCCGGCGGCAACCACCCTTCGGCCACAACCAGTCCCGACCTGTCATTCTTCGATCTGCCGCTCGATGCGCTGCGGCACGTCGGCGATCTGAATCTGTTGGGTACGATCCTGCCCTGCCAGGTATTCGGACGTGGCATGGCGGAACGCGGCGAAGGCGTGATCCTGAACATCTCGTCGATGAACGCCTTTCGACCGCTCACGCGTATTCCGGCATATTCGGCGGCAAAAGCAGCGATCAATAATTTCACACAATGGCTCGCCGTTCACATGGCGCAGAATTATTCGACGCACATCCGCATCAACGCCATTGCCCCCGGATTCTTTCTCACCGAACAGAATCGCTTCCTGCTCACGGATGAGAAAAGCGGCGATCCGACCCCGCGCGGCCAGGCGATCCTGGCGCACACGCCGATGAAACGCTACGGAGTACCCGAAGATCTCCTCGGCGCAACGCTGTGGCTGCTCTCACCCGCCTCCGCATTCGTAACCGGAGCGGTGATACCCATCGACGGCGGATTCTCGGCATACAGCGGAGTCTGA
- a CDS encoding tagaturonate epimerase family protein, with the protein MSSSSGERSSCLAGESYSAKSGDREILAVVLGGVASFEIDGIIRNATMISPLDLQPSFGFGDRLGLATPGHIAAVRGTKFAPVFAQQSVRENARTGRTPQQVMDDARRAVEDAGWDAPWGADADHLKTIDDIPPFIAAGYTFFTVDPGEYVDNAADSDSPDALRGKTAAYDWDELSALYLCDDDEQAWGRFDTETLMRAAAKYGKAIQHAVDMFRRLSEVKDGFDFEVSVDETDSPTTPAEHFFIANELTRRGVKFTSLAPRFIGRFEKGVDYIGDLTALDAELARHAMVTAHFGRYKLSLHSGSDKFSVYPLLARYWGDRIHVKTAGTSYLEALRVLAKYETDLFERIYALGRERYESDRKTYHVSAQLDLLPDTSDLPALLDDFHAREVLHVTYGSALAQFGKEIKAALVKHDDAYFDGLQAHFEKHLGLLEGES; encoded by the coding sequence TTGAGCAGCAGCTCGGGCGAGAGATCGTCTTGCCTGGCCGGAGAAAGCTACAGCGCCAAAAGCGGGGATCGTGAGATTCTGGCCGTCGTACTCGGCGGTGTGGCCAGCTTCGAAATCGATGGCATAATAAGGAATGCAACGATGATTTCTCCACTTGATCTCCAACCCTCCTTTGGTTTCGGCGACCGTCTCGGGCTCGCCACGCCGGGTCACATCGCCGCAGTGCGCGGCACGAAGTTTGCCCCGGTCTTCGCCCAACAGTCCGTGCGCGAGAACGCCCGCACGGGCCGTACCCCACAACAAGTCATGGACGACGCCAGACGCGCCGTCGAAGATGCAGGATGGGACGCTCCCTGGGGCGCCGACGCCGACCACCTGAAAACCATCGACGATATTCCGCCCTTCATCGCGGCGGGATATACTTTCTTCACCGTCGACCCCGGCGAGTATGTGGACAACGCCGCCGACAGCGATTCTCCGGACGCATTGCGGGGGAAGACCGCCGCCTACGACTGGGACGAATTGTCAGCGTTGTATCTGTGTGACGATGATGAACAGGCCTGGGGCCGCTTCGATACGGAGACATTGATGCGCGCCGCCGCCAAATACGGCAAAGCCATCCAACATGCGGTCGATATGTTCAGACGCTTGAGCGAGGTGAAAGACGGCTTTGATTTCGAGGTCTCCGTCGACGAAACCGATTCACCCACCACTCCGGCGGAGCATTTCTTCATCGCCAACGAGTTAACCCGCCGGGGCGTGAAATTCACTTCACTCGCGCCGCGGTTCATCGGACGATTCGAAAAAGGCGTGGATTACATCGGCGATTTGACGGCATTGGACGCCGAACTTGCCAGGCATGCCATGGTAACGGCGCACTTCGGAAGGTACAAGCTCAGTCTGCATTCGGGTTCGGATAAGTTCAGCGTCTATCCGTTGCTCGCCAGATATTGGGGGGACCGCATCCACGTGAAGACCGCCGGCACGAGCTATCTCGAGGCGCTGCGCGTCCTGGCGAAGTACGAAACCGATCTGTTTGAAAGGATTTATGCGTTGGGGCGCGAACGGTACGAAAGCGACAGGAAAACGTATCACGTGTCTGCGCAGTTGGATCTCTTGCCGGACACGAGCGACCTTCCGGCGTTGTTGGACGATTTCCACGCCAGAGAAGTCCTGCACGTGACGTACGGCTCGGCGCTGGCGCAGTTTGGAAAGGAAATCAAGGCCGCACTCGTTAAACATGATGATGCCTATTTCGACGGTCTTCAGGCACATTTCGAGAAACATCTCGGCCTGCTCGAGGGAGAATCATGA
- a CDS encoding DNA-binding response regulator: protein MPEIAEMCRRQNLEVFQLHAGEDLHAAVSATKPVALTWNLSNAQPGDWGFICRLWNYPHLSQTPFLFYGQLAEDQVGMTGFVVKSSNTGTLLDAILAMNPSEGSGPVLIVDDDPHVQAAHQAFVADELPGFPIRIAEDGEQALDLMKEEVPSLVLLDLVMPKLSGADVLDQMRADSHLRQVPVIILSNKMMTLVDADRNKGHANVTLQTKGIWSDAETASAMNRAIFGEDTLPAHTSGLVKLAIAYLHQNYARPISRREIAEAVGVSEDYISRIFNCDLNISPWDYLNRYPVLRSKHLLVSIDESVGHSACKVGFKDQAYFSRVFSKISGMSPQAFREKSLN, encoded by the coding sequence GTGCCCGAAATCGCCGAGATGTGCCGGCGGCAGAACCTGGAAGTCTTCCAATTGCACGCCGGTGAAGATCTGCACGCGGCCGTAAGCGCAACGAAACCCGTCGCGCTAACATGGAACCTGTCCAACGCACAGCCTGGCGACTGGGGGTTCATTTGCCGTCTGTGGAACTATCCGCATCTGAGCCAGACGCCGTTTCTTTTCTACGGACAGCTCGCCGAAGACCAGGTGGGTATGACGGGTTTTGTGGTCAAGTCGTCGAACACGGGGACACTGCTCGATGCGATCCTTGCAATGAATCCCTCCGAAGGAAGCGGGCCGGTCCTGATCGTCGATGATGATCCGCACGTGCAAGCGGCCCATCAAGCTTTTGTGGCGGACGAGTTGCCCGGCTTCCCGATCCGCATCGCAGAAGACGGCGAGCAGGCGTTGGATTTGATGAAGGAAGAAGTCCCATCGTTGGTCCTGTTGGATCTCGTCATGCCGAAGTTGAGCGGTGCGGACGTGTTGGATCAGATGCGTGCAGATTCTCACCTGCGCCAGGTCCCGGTCATTATCCTGAGCAACAAGATGATGACGCTCGTGGACGCCGACCGGAATAAGGGGCATGCCAACGTGACCTTGCAGACCAAAGGCATCTGGTCGGATGCCGAGACGGCGTCCGCGATGAACCGGGCCATCTTCGGGGAAGATACGCTTCCGGCACACACGAGTGGGCTTGTCAAGCTGGCCATCGCCTACCTGCACCAAAACTACGCGCGCCCGATCTCGCGGCGCGAGATCGCTGAAGCCGTCGGGGTGAGTGAAGATTACATCAGCCGAATCTTCAACTGCGACCTGAACATTTCGCCCTGGGATTATCTCAATCGCTACCCCGTCCTGCGCTCGAAGCATTTGCTGGTGAGCATCGATGAGTCGGTGGGGCACAGCGCTTGCAAGGTGGGCTTTAAGGACCAGGCCTATTTCAGTCGTGTCTTCAGCAAGATCTCGGGAATGTCCCCACAGGCTTTCCGCGAGAAATCTCTCAATTGA
- the lexA gene encoding transcriptional repressor LexA has protein sequence MVKGKLSDRQRRMLEFINEFMLENGYPPSIREIGEAVDITSTSVVNYNLNRLVEGGYLYRDQNVSRGIRLLGKVSNVVDNFVETVRIPMVGRIFASEPVPLPGTDSAMFGADEAIEITHDLLSSTENLFALEVRGDSMIDAMVGDGDVVVMKQEPEWHDGDMVAVWLKDREETTLKHIYRDGSRVRLQPANPTMDPIFIDNPETLEVQGKVVLVVRQLN, from the coding sequence ATGGTGAAAGGGAAGCTTTCTGACCGTCAACGCCGGATGTTGGAGTTCATCAATGAGTTCATGCTCGAGAACGGCTATCCACCTTCCATTCGGGAGATCGGTGAAGCGGTGGACATCACCTCGACGTCGGTTGTGAATTACAACCTCAATCGACTGGTCGAAGGCGGTTATTTGTATCGGGACCAGAACGTCTCGCGCGGCATCCGCCTTTTGGGCAAGGTGTCGAACGTCGTGGACAATTTCGTCGAAACCGTACGAATTCCCATGGTGGGACGCATCTTCGCCAGCGAGCCTGTACCCCTTCCCGGGACGGATTCCGCGATGTTCGGTGCGGACGAGGCGATTGAAATCACGCACGATCTGCTCAGTTCCACGGAGAATCTCTTCGCTCTGGAAGTGCGCGGCGATTCGATGATCGACGCCATGGTCGGGGACGGCGACGTGGTGGTGATGAAGCAGGAACCCGAGTGGCACGACGGAGATATGGTCGCGGTCTGGCTGAAGGATCGTGAAGAGACAACCTTGAAGCACATCTATCGGGACGGCAGCCGGGTTCGGCTGCAGCCCGCAAACCCAACGATGGACCCGATCTTCATCGACAACCCGGAGACACTCGAGGTCCAGGGAAAGGTCGTGCTGGTTGTACGCCAGTTGAACTAG